In a single window of the Rhopalosiphum padi isolate XX-2018 chromosome 1, ASM2088224v1, whole genome shotgun sequence genome:
- the LOC132917952 gene encoding 60S ribosome subunit biogenesis protein NIP7 homolog: MKQLTDDRMKVFFEKLSKYIGSNIKLLIDRSDGKYCFREKKDRVYYVSEKVLNMGSMMNPDNIISIGTCFGKFTKSGKFRIHITSLDYLAPYAQHKMWIKPAAEQQFLYGHNVLKSGLGRITESTTQYQGVIVFSMSDVPLGFGVAAKNTTECKHTDPLSVVCFNQADIGEFIRCEDDLI; encoded by the exons ATGAAACAATTGACAGATGACCGAATGaaagtattttttgaaaaattgtccaaata cattggctcaaatataaaattattaattgatcgTTCAGatggaaaatattgttttcgtgAAAAGAAAGACCGAGTATATTATGTGTctgaaaaagtattaaatatgggATCCATGATGAATCCTGATAACATAATTAGTATAGGCACATGTTTTGGAAAATTTACTAAGTCTGGAAAATTTAGAATACATATAACGTCTTTAGACTATCTAGCTCCATATGctcag cATAAAATGTGGATTAAACCTGCCGCTGAACAGCAATTTCTGTATGGTCATAATGTTTTAAAGTCTGGTCTTGGGCGAATTACAGAAAGTACTACTCAATACCAAGGAGTTATAGTATTTTCAATGAGTGATGTTCCTTtg gGTTTTGGTGTTGCTGCAAAAAATACTACTGAATGTAAGCACACGGATCCATTATCTGTAGTTTGTTTTAATCAAGCCGATATCGGTGAATTTATTAGATGTGaagatgatttaatataa